The Chloroflexus aggregans DSM 9485 genome segment CCAAGATGTCATCCAGTTCTATTCACATGCTGCTGTCTTCTGCTGCCCAAGTGTCTATGAGCCGTTCGGCATTATCAATTTAGAGGCGATGGCGTGCGAAACCGCAGTAGTTGCTTCGGCCGTCGGTGGAATTAAAGAGGTGGTTGTACCGGAAGAGACCGGTCTGTTGGTCGATCCGAACCTCAAACCGGGCAGTTTTGACCCGATCGATCCGGTAGCATTCTCAGCCGATCTCGCTGCGGCCATCAACCGGTTGCTGGCCGACCCAACGTTGCGTGAACAATTTGGCAAAGCGGGTCGCCGACGGGTGGAACAGGTGTTTAGCTGGGACGCCATCGCACAACAGACGGTGGCGCTATACCGGTCGTTGTTACCGTAGAGCCACCCGGCCGTGCCGCTGTACCAATGTGGTTGATGCAAATGATGTAGCGCCGCACGGCTGTGCGGCTCCCATTATGGCCGTTCAAACGGTTGGCCGAGAGCGGCGGGTGCGGTGGCGCGCAGCCGGTTGATCGCGCCGAGCAATGGTCGTTGCCATAGCTGCGGCAAGGTCGCCACCCAGCGCATCGCTGCCGGTGATGAGGCCAGATTGACCAAGGCCAGCACGAAGATCATCAGCACAAATGGAGCAACTTGCACGATCTGAGTAGGAATATCGGGGAGAGCACTCTGCGAACGGGTGGCGAAGATTTCAAGTGCCGCAAAAAGGTAGCAACCCAGCGCTACTCGTAACGGTCGCCAACCGCCAAAAATGACAATCGCCAACACGATCCAGCCCGAACCAAAGGTGTGGCGATAGCTCCAGCCTTGCTTCAAATCGAGCGAAAATGCGGCTCCGGCGATACCAACTAATGCACCACCGATGATCAGCATTGCATAGCGCCAGCGGGTGACATCAACACCGCGCGCATACGCGGTTGCCGGGCGTTCACCCAACGCCCGCACAATGAGACCGAGTCGGGTATAGTAAAGAACATAAGCAGTAAGCGGAACAATGAGAAAACTGGCATAGATCACCGGATCGTGTTGGAAGAAGACGGTCCCCAATACCGGCAAATCGGCCAAACCAGGGATCGGAGAAAAGGGCACGGTGGGACCGGGCAGCCGCACAAACGGCGCCCCTAGAAACGATGAGAGATCGGTGCAAAGCAGGGCCAACACAAAGCCCACAGCGGTCTGCGATTGACCAAGAGTCAAACTAAACAGCCCAAGCACTGCGGCCACCACCGCACCGACCAGTGCTGCGGCAGCAAATCCGAGCAGTAGATTGTTCGTCGTCAATGCAACGGCAAAACCGGTCATTGCCGCCAGCAGCATCGTCCCATCGAGCGAGAGATTAATCACACCGGCTCGTTC includes the following:
- a CDS encoding ABC transporter permease is translated as MDQLWIDLAAVLAAAAPLVIAAMGETISERAGVINLSLDGTMLLAAMTGFAVALTTNNLLLGFAAAALVGAVVAAVLGLFSLTLGQSQTAVGFVLALLCTDLSSFLGAPFVRLPGPTVPFSPIPGLADLPVLGTVFFQHDPVIYASFLIVPLTAYVLYYTRLGLIVRALGERPATAYARGVDVTRWRYAMLIIGGALVGIAGAAFSLDLKQGWSYRHTFGSGWIVLAIVIFGGWRPLRVALGCYLFAALEIFATRSQSALPDIPTQIVQVAPFVLMIFVLALVNLASSPAAMRWVATLPQLWQRPLLGAINRLRATAPAALGQPFERP